A genomic region of Bactrocera dorsalis isolate Fly_Bdor chromosome 3, ASM2337382v1, whole genome shotgun sequence contains the following coding sequences:
- the LOC105226288 gene encoding uncharacterized protein LOC105226288, whose product MRCLFVIACTLAMAMAMPEPPSARYGPPPVPQKQYGPPPPAPAELYGPPSTAAPQPLPVYGPPAPFYGPPAPETIVTKNVYVHVPPEEPEVFQAAEPIQTAVPKKHYKIIFIKAPNPPAPVQQVLPPPVQDEHKTLVYVLVKKPEEQQPLILPSPAPTEPSKPEVYFIKYKQQQKPAAQYGPPPAPAAEYGPPAAEKF is encoded by the coding sequence ATGCGTTGCCTATTTGTGATCGCCTGTACACTCGCCATGGCTATGGCCATGCCGGAGCCACCATCCGCACGCTATGGACCACCACCAGTGCCACAAAAGCAATACGGCCCACCACCACCAGCGCCAGCGGAACTATATGGTCCACCATCCACAGCGGCACCTCAACCACTACCAGTTTATGGTCCACCCGCACCTTTCTACGGTCCACCGGCTCCAGAGACAATTGTCACTAAGAACGTGTACGTTCATGTGCCACCAGAGGAGCCAGAAGTCTTCCAGGCCGCTGAACCTATCCAAACTGCTGTGCCAAAGAAACATTACAAGATCATCTTCATTAAGGCACCAAATCCACCAGCACCCGTACAACAGGTGTTGCCACCACCAGTGCAGGATGAGCACAAGACTCTTGTCTATGTGTTGGTGAAGAAACCAGAGGAACAACAGCCACTCATATTGCCATCACCAGCGCCAACTGAGCCCAGCAAACCGGAGGTGTACTTCATCAagtacaagcaacaacaaaagccagCTGCACAATATGGCCCACCACCGGCACCAGCCGCCGAGTACGGGCCACCAGCGGCGGAGAAATTTTAA